A DNA window from Desulfobacterales bacterium contains the following coding sequences:
- the rsfS gene encoding ribosome silencing factor: MTQSSGKAITDSLDVFAKAALGKKAFGLVMLDVHALSSVTDVFLICSGKSNRQVTAIAEHIQVELKKNKLRPLSVEGLKEGHWVVMDYGHVIIHVFYEPTRTFYDIEGLWADAKRINTPSMIKAIAETHPEMEPSDDDD, from the coding sequence ATGACGCAATCCTCCGGGAAGGCTATCACTGATTCGCTCGATGTGTTTGCAAAAGCAGCGCTCGGGAAAAAAGCCTTCGGACTGGTCATGCTCGATGTTCATGCATTGAGTTCGGTGACGGACGTATTTTTGATTTGCAGCGGGAAATCCAACCGCCAGGTGACGGCCATTGCCGAGCATATTCAGGTAGAACTGAAAAAAAACAAACTTCGCCCCTTGAGTGTCGAAGGGTTAAAAGAGGGGCATTGGGTCGTGATGGATTATGGGCATGTCATCATTCACGTATTTTATGAGCCGACCCGAACCTTTTATGACATCGAAGGATTATGGGCGGATGCCAAACGAATTAACACCCCGAGCATGATTAAGGCCATAGCCGAAACGCACCCCGAAATGGAGCCAAGCGATGACGATGACTAA
- a CDS encoding serine/threonine protein kinase, whose protein sequence is MSNYLSQESIRKLTDPWFTPPNPGYVFNIYSDTSEFYRIQYGDIVVLNDVPYLIRHNAKEGRFGLDDEEKFWVKRAIDLNTGETKIIKLVFFEKFIARVGGVDFECFRSPRKEARILSIVKDHDNFMHGFSVQDEKDNVVRIIDFIYGKTLADYIRGLSSGMEHETYFYKHFPEILENFMECAQAIRFLHENREKHGDIRRDHILIDRDAGCWRWIDFDYNFRHRENMFGYDMFGLGNVLIYLAGMGDILIADIVKTNHPALSTLGEEDMNIVFNNRVANIKKIYPYIPDSLNRVLMHFSKSANIFYDKTFQFIDDLNEFRAAFFKGGKK, encoded by the coding sequence ATGAGCAACTATTTATCTCAGGAATCAATCCGTAAACTCACAGACCCGTGGTTTACTCCGCCAAACCCGGGGTATGTTTTTAATATTTATTCAGATACCAGCGAGTTTTATCGCATACAATATGGTGACATTGTTGTTTTAAATGATGTCCCGTATCTTATCCGGCATAATGCCAAAGAAGGACGTTTCGGTCTTGATGATGAAGAAAAGTTCTGGGTCAAGCGCGCGATAGACTTAAATACCGGTGAAACAAAGATTATTAAACTTGTATTTTTCGAAAAGTTTATAGCCCGCGTAGGCGGTGTTGATTTTGAATGTTTCAGGAGTCCGCGTAAAGAGGCCCGCATTCTTAGCATCGTTAAGGACCATGACAATTTCATGCACGGTTTTTCGGTTCAAGACGAGAAAGACAATGTCGTCAGGATAATTGATTTCATTTATGGCAAAACTCTGGCAGATTATATAAGGGGGTTGTCATCAGGGATGGAACATGAAACTTATTTCTACAAACACTTTCCTGAAATTCTTGAAAACTTCATGGAATGCGCTCAGGCAATCCGTTTCCTTCACGAAAACAGAGAAAAACATGGTGACATACGCAGGGATCACATATTGATAGACAGGGATGCCGGATGCTGGCGCTGGATTGATTTTGACTACAATTTTCGTCACCGGGAGAATATGTTCGGCTACGATATGTTCGGCTTGGGCAATGTTTTGATTTATCTTGCCGGAATGGGAGATATTCTGATCGCAGATATAGTCAAGACAAATCATCCGGCGCTTTCTACGCTTGGTGAAGAAGACATGAACATCGTATTTAACAACCGGGTTGCAAATATTAAAAAGATTTATCCCTATATACCGGACAGCCTTAACCGTGTGCTTATGCATTTTTCAAAAAGCGCCAATATTTTTTATGATAAAACGTTTCAGTTTATTGATGATTTGAATGAATTCAGGGCTGCTTTTTTTAAAGGGGGTAAGAAATGA
- a CDS encoding alpha-ketoacid dehydrogenase subunit beta, translating into MSSDETNLQKITYREAVREGIREALQKDERVFLMGEDVGRYGGCFAVTKGLLEAFGPERIRDTPLSESGFVGAGIGAALGGMRPIVEIMTVNFSLLAADQIINNAAVYLYMSGGQFNVPIVIRMATGGGRQLAAQHSRSLEGWYAHIPGIKVISPATIEDARGMLWTALQDPDPVLIFENSSLYNMEGTLAADAGPVDIDKARVRRPGKDITLITYSASLHKSLAAAEILAKQGVEAEVIDLRSLRPLDEKTFLDSVVKTHRAIIVDEGWRSGGISAEISARIMEGVFYDLDAPVERLCSVESPVPYARHLEEAMLPQVDQIVNLIQKMVGAHG; encoded by the coding sequence ATGAGCAGCGATGAAACGAATCTGCAAAAGATCACTTACCGTGAAGCTGTTCGCGAAGGGATCCGAGAGGCCCTGCAAAAAGACGAACGGGTTTTCCTCATGGGAGAGGATGTGGGCCGTTACGGGGGCTGCTTCGCGGTGACCAAGGGACTGCTCGAGGCATTCGGTCCGGAGAGGATTCGCGATACCCCGCTTTCCGAATCCGGCTTCGTCGGCGCGGGCATCGGCGCGGCCCTGGGCGGCATGCGCCCCATCGTGGAAATCATGACGGTCAACTTCAGCCTGCTCGCCGCCGACCAGATCATCAACAATGCTGCCGTCTATCTGTATATGTCCGGCGGACAGTTCAATGTCCCCATCGTTATCCGCATGGCCACCGGCGGAGGCCGGCAACTGGCGGCCCAACACTCCCGGTCCCTCGAGGGGTGGTATGCCCATATCCCCGGCATCAAAGTCATAAGCCCGGCCACCATCGAGGACGCACGCGGCATGCTTTGGACCGCTTTGCAGGACCCGGACCCGGTGCTGATTTTTGAAAACAGCAGCCTTTATAACATGGAGGGAACACTTGCCGCCGACGCCGGTCCGGTGGATATCGACAAGGCCCGTGTACGCAGGCCCGGAAAAGACATTACGCTCATCACCTACTCGGCAAGCCTCCATAAATCGCTGGCGGCGGCGGAAATCCTCGCCAAACAGGGGGTTGAAGCGGAAGTCATCGACCTTCGCTCGCTGCGCCCGCTGGATGAAAAGACTTTTCTGGATTCGGTCGTCAAAACCCACCGTGCCATCATCGTGGATGAGGGGTGGCGCAGCGGGGGTATTTCAGCCGAAATCAGCGCGCGGATCATGGAGGGCGTTTTTTACGACCTCGACGCCCCTGTCGAACGCCTTTGCAGTGTTGAGTCGCCCGTGCCCTATGCCAGGCACCTGGAGGAGGCCATGCTGCCCCAGGTCGATCAGATCGTGAACCTCATCCAAAAAATGGTAGGCGCCCATGGCTGA
- a CDS encoding glutamate-5-semialdehyde dehydrogenase translates to MDQQANFKPFQSISMGEMIMSVETTIQAMAIAARKASFKIAGIDSSLKNEVLLKIADAIEADADEIKVENQKDLVRAREAGLSEAMIDRLTITNATILSMAQGLRDVARLEDPVGAIVKAWRRPNGLEVAKMRIPLGVIGIIYESRPNVTVDAAGLCLKAGNAVILRGGSEALHSNQALAAKIGAVLKASGLPEAAVQVVPIRDRNAVNVLLAQEESIDLIIPRGGEGLIRFVVENSKIPVLKHYKGVCHVYVDDGADLDMAEKIAFNAKVQRPGVCNAMETLLVHSAVSVAFLPRLKACFDAAGVEIRGCAETRRILPDVTPATEQDWPAEYLDLICAVKIVPDMQAAIEHISAHGSCHTETIVTRDYDRARRFLRNVDSSVVLVNASTRFNDGGELGLGAEIGISTSKLHAFGPMGLEELTTTKFIVYGSGQIRT, encoded by the coding sequence ATAGACCAACAAGCCAATTTTAAACCCTTTCAATCAATTTCAATGGGGGAAATGATCATGTCCGTTGAAACAACCATTCAGGCAATGGCGATAGCGGCAAGAAAAGCGTCTTTCAAGATTGCCGGAATCGATTCATCGCTTAAAAACGAGGTACTGCTGAAAATTGCCGATGCCATCGAGGCCGATGCCGATGAAATAAAGGTGGAAAACCAAAAAGATCTGGTCCGGGCAAGAGAAGCCGGGCTTTCCGAGGCCATGATCGACCGGTTGACCATTACAAATGCGACCATCCTGTCCATGGCGCAGGGACTTCGGGATGTCGCCCGGCTTGAAGACCCGGTAGGTGCGATCGTTAAAGCCTGGCGTCGGCCGAACGGCCTGGAAGTCGCCAAAATGCGAATTCCCTTGGGCGTCATTGGTATTATTTATGAATCGCGCCCCAATGTGACGGTTGATGCCGCAGGCCTTTGCTTAAAAGCCGGAAATGCCGTTATTCTGCGGGGAGGCTCGGAGGCCCTTCACTCCAATCAGGCGCTGGCGGCAAAAATCGGCGCGGTTTTAAAGGCATCGGGATTGCCCGAAGCGGCGGTCCAGGTTGTCCCGATTCGGGATAGAAACGCGGTGAATGTGCTTCTGGCCCAGGAAGAATCGATCGATCTCATCATTCCCCGCGGCGGCGAAGGCCTGATCCGGTTTGTGGTGGAAAATTCCAAGATACCGGTCTTGAAGCATTATAAAGGGGTGTGCCATGTGTATGTCGATGACGGCGCGGATTTGGACATGGCGGAGAAAATTGCGTTTAATGCCAAGGTGCAGCGCCCCGGTGTCTGCAATGCGATGGAAACGCTTCTGGTGCATTCAGCCGTCAGCGTGGCCTTTCTTCCCCGGCTAAAAGCCTGCTTTGACGCCGCCGGCGTTGAAATACGCGGATGCGCCGAAACCCGACGAATCCTTCCCGATGTAACACCCGCTACCGAGCAGGATTGGCCGGCAGAATATTTGGATCTGATATGCGCCGTGAAGATCGTTCCTGATATGCAAGCCGCCATAGAACACATCAGCGCGCATGGCTCCTGCCATACCGAAACCATTGTCACCCGGGATTACGACCGCGCGCGCCGGTTTTTACGCAACGTGGATTCATCGGTCGTGCTGGTCAATGCCTCGACCCGATTTAATGACGGCGGAGAGCTGGGGCTGGGGGCTGAAATCGGCATCAGTACCAGCAAGCTTCATGCATTCGGCCCCATGGGTCTTGAAGAGCTGACCACGACGAAATTTATCGTGTACGGCAGCGGCCAGATACGGACCTGA
- the nadD gene encoding nicotinate-nucleotide adenylyltransferase yields MKPSGEPAENSRAEKGIGLFGGTFNPVHSGHILAAQTAMARLAMTTVLFIPAALPPHKSPEHVVAAADRLEMLRLAVSGVPGLAVSEVELTRTGGSSYTIDTVRHFLADASPDTRYYLMVGLDAFLEIHTWKSYQTLLQLIPIVVLARPDFQPKRQNDTQNILQHYLQSKISASYDFSIENKRFECANRPPLYLLSGGLKALSATFVRERIRSNADIGPLVPARVAEYIKRKGLYR; encoded by the coding sequence ATGAAACCGTCCGGAGAACCAGCGGAAAATAGCCGCGCTGAAAAAGGCATCGGACTTTTTGGCGGCACCTTCAATCCCGTCCATTCGGGCCATATTCTGGCGGCCCAAACGGCGATGGCCCGGCTCGCGATGACCACCGTTTTGTTTATTCCCGCGGCCCTGCCGCCGCATAAATCCCCGGAACATGTGGTTGCGGCGGCGGACCGGTTGGAAATGCTTCGTCTGGCCGTTTCAGGGGTGCCGGGCCTCGCCGTCTCGGAGGTTGAATTAACCCGCACCGGCGGCTCCAGCTATACGATTGATACGGTGCGCCATTTTCTGGCCGATGCTTCCCCGGACACCCGATATTATCTCATGGTCGGCCTGGACGCTTTTTTAGAGATACACACCTGGAAATCTTATCAAACGCTCCTGCAACTCATTCCAATCGTGGTATTGGCAAGGCCCGATTTTCAGCCGAAACGGCAAAATGACACTCAAAATATACTGCAACATTATCTTCAATCCAAGATTTCCGCTTCATATGATTTCTCTATTGAAAACAAGCGGTTCGAGTGTGCGAATCGGCCACCGCTGTATCTGCTGAGCGGCGGGCTTAAGGCACTGTCCGCCACCTTCGTTCGGGAACGGATTCGTTCAAATGCCGATATCGGCCCATTGGTCCCGGCGCGGGTCGCTGAATATATTAAACGGAAAGGACTTTATCGATGA
- a CDS encoding type I restriction enzyme HsdR N-terminal domain-containing protein produces the protein MATIQKPYTLIEDFVTGQQVPNVGAEANRQAMEKVLVQEKGFLKSDIEVDAAIEVTIAGEPYESRIDLVVSTNGQRIMAIKCAAGSLSSREREIVAAARLIDTCQIPLAVVSDGAQAIVLDTLTGKKISDGMDAVPTKAQAVQLLKDAEPVAFPENKREREKLVFRTYDIENVNVRRNIVSG, from the coding sequence ATGGCAACCATTCAAAAGCCATATACCCTGATAGAAGATTTTGTGACCGGGCAACAAGTCCCGAATGTGGGAGCCGAGGCCAATCGCCAGGCAATGGAAAAGGTGCTGGTGCAGGAAAAAGGCTTTCTTAAATCCGATATTGAAGTAGATGCCGCTATCGAAGTGACCATCGCAGGGGAACCCTACGAATCCAGAATCGATCTGGTGGTGAGCACGAACGGCCAACGAATCATGGCCATCAAATGCGCGGCCGGCTCACTATCGTCCCGTGAAAGGGAGATCGTTGCGGCGGCCCGGCTTATCGATACCTGCCAAATTCCGCTGGCCGTGGTCTCGGACGGCGCGCAGGCCATAGTGCTCGATACCCTAACCGGCAAAAAGATCAGCGACGGCATGGACGCCGTGCCCACCAAAGCGCAGGCAGTTCAGTTATTAAAAGACGCCGAGCCGGTTGCTTTTCCGGAAAACAAACGGGAGCGGGAAAAACTCGTATTCAGAACCTATGATATCGAAAACGTCAATGTCCGCCGAAACATCGTTTCGGGTTAA
- a CDS encoding universal stress protein has translation MNLNINRNILIAADESENAKRAVLYVAKLLGGMKGFKVTVLHIIREPEEDYFPDDAKKDKWYKEYKENIDKVMEEYRQILIAAGFATEDVSTRSTLRYCPSMAECILAERDKLEYGTLVVGRKGLSRKEEFLFGSVSNKIVRTARNCTVWVVE, from the coding sequence ATGAATTTGAATATTAATAGAAATATCCTGATCGCCGCAGATGAATCCGAGAATGCGAAACGAGCCGTTTTGTATGTGGCAAAACTGTTAGGCGGCATGAAAGGCTTTAAGGTAACAGTACTTCATATTATAAGGGAGCCCGAAGAAGACTATTTCCCCGATGATGCCAAAAAAGACAAATGGTATAAGGAATACAAGGAAAATATAGACAAGGTGATGGAAGAATACAGGCAGATACTTATAGCCGCAGGGTTTGCCACCGAGGATGTTTCAACACGCTCAACACTCCGCTATTGTCCTTCTATGGCGGAATGTATATTGGCAGAGCGGGACAAGCTTGAATACGGCACGCTGGTTGTGGGCAGAAAAGGTCTTTCGCGAAAAGAAGAATTTCTTTTCGGAAGCGTCTCAAACAAAATAGTAAGAACCGCCCGCAACTGCACCGTATGGGTGGTAGAATAA
- the pdhA gene encoding pyruvate dehydrogenase (acetyl-transferring) E1 component subunit alpha yields MNTQDAVNLNGATVDRDHALHLLRSMIRIRRLEEKCAELYSATKIRGFLHLYDGEEAVAVGILEALTRDDAVVATYREHGHALIRGVSAGAILAEMYGKQEGCSRGRGGSMHLFDNKTRFYGGNAIVGGGLPIAVGLALADKMQHKQRVTCCFFGEGAVAEGEFHESLNLAALWQLPVLFVCENNLYAMGTALKFEQAVQDITRKAASYDVSSAAVDGMDVLAVETAAKKAAQTVRTQGKPFFLECRTYRFRAHSMYDPELYRPKSEVEEWKKSCPIATFARKMKTEGCIGNVDIETIERDVAREINEAVAFAEACTWEPIEDMTRFVHSERRTP; encoded by the coding sequence ATGAACACTCAAGATGCCGTTAACCTAAATGGGGCCACCGTTGACCGCGATCACGCATTGCACCTGCTGAGGTCCATGATTCGCATCCGCCGGCTGGAGGAAAAGTGCGCAGAGCTTTACAGCGCCACGAAAATTCGGGGATTTTTACACCTCTACGATGGCGAAGAGGCGGTGGCCGTCGGGATCCTCGAAGCGCTGACCCGGGACGACGCCGTCGTGGCGACCTATCGGGAGCACGGCCATGCACTCATAAGGGGGGTTTCGGCCGGCGCTATTCTGGCGGAGATGTACGGCAAACAGGAGGGGTGCAGCCGCGGTCGAGGCGGTTCCATGCATCTTTTCGATAACAAAACTCGGTTTTACGGAGGCAATGCCATCGTGGGCGGCGGTCTTCCCATTGCCGTCGGTCTCGCTCTGGCAGACAAAATGCAGCACAAACAGCGGGTTACCTGTTGCTTTTTCGGCGAAGGGGCCGTGGCCGAGGGGGAGTTTCATGAAAGCCTGAACCTTGCGGCCCTCTGGCAATTGCCGGTGCTGTTCGTATGCGAAAACAATTTGTATGCCATGGGCACGGCGCTGAAATTCGAGCAGGCCGTTCAGGATATCACCCGCAAGGCCGCAAGCTACGACGTGAGTTCAGCAGCCGTGGACGGCATGGACGTGCTGGCTGTCGAGACGGCCGCAAAAAAGGCGGCACAGACGGTTCGCACCCAAGGAAAGCCATTTTTTCTGGAGTGCCGCACCTATCGCTTTCGGGCCCACTCCATGTATGATCCGGAGCTCTATCGCCCCAAATCCGAAGTTGAGGAATGGAAAAAGTCCTGCCCCATTGCGACCTTTGCTCGGAAAATGAAAACCGAAGGGTGCATCGGCAATGTTGACATTGAAACCATCGAGCGCGACGTTGCTCGGGAAATCAACGAAGCAGTGGCTTTTGCCGAGGCATGCACCTGGGAGCCCATAGAGGACATGACCCGTTTTGTCCATTCGGAACGGAGGACGCCATGA
- the gpmI gene encoding 2,3-bisphosphoglycerate-independent phosphoglycerate mutase, which produces MTMTKPLLLMILDGWGINPNSRGNAIFQANTPSLDALLAEYPVTRLRCSGEAVGLPDGYMGNSEVGHLNIGAGRIVYQELMRINRSISDGTFFTNEALMTLMQQVREKNGALHLMGLCSDSGVHSHLNHLYALLEMAKRNEIAKVHVHPIMDGRDSPPDSGIRYIGALERNIRELGIGEIATICGRYYAMDRDKRWDRTAIAFDLYTNGKGIPETEPSAAVTHAYARGETDEFIKPIILVTDTGRPRTCIRDNDGVIVFNFRADRVRQITRAMTDPDFSEIWRTRMPNLCGWVCMTLYDESFPLPVAFPPGHMKNILGEVISRHGLHQLRIAETEKYAHVTYFFNGGEETPFPNEDRRLIASPRDVPTYDHKPEMSAFLIKAELLSALNEGYDFIVLNFANMDMVGHTGVMAAAIKACEAVDTCVGEIVAKIKAMGGAVMVTADHGNAEKMLEDDGSVHTAHTLNPVPFVLVDDTRKTKRLREGVLGDIAPTVLEILGISQPSEMTGTSLLIEDV; this is translated from the coding sequence ATGACGATGACTAAACCCTTGCTGCTGATGATTTTAGACGGATGGGGCATCAACCCGAATTCACGAGGCAATGCGATTTTTCAGGCAAACACCCCGTCCCTGGACGCACTATTGGCTGAGTACCCCGTTACCCGGCTGCGCTGTTCCGGCGAGGCGGTGGGGCTCCCGGATGGCTATATGGGAAATTCGGAAGTCGGACACTTAAATATCGGCGCCGGCCGCATCGTGTACCAGGAATTGATGCGAATCAACCGGAGCATTTCAGACGGCACCTTCTTTACCAACGAGGCGCTGATGACACTGATGCAGCAGGTTCGTGAAAAAAACGGCGCCCTTCACCTGATGGGATTGTGTTCGGATAGCGGGGTTCACAGCCATTTAAATCATCTCTATGCCCTGTTGGAAATGGCCAAACGAAATGAAATAGCCAAGGTGCATGTGCATCCCATCATGGACGGACGGGACAGTCCACCAGACAGCGGTATCCGGTACATAGGAGCGTTAGAGCGCAACATCCGCGAACTGGGCATCGGTGAAATCGCCACCATCTGCGGCCGTTACTACGCCATGGACCGGGACAAGCGTTGGGATCGAACGGCCATCGCGTTTGACCTGTATACCAACGGAAAAGGCATTCCGGAAACCGAGCCGTCCGCGGCAGTGACCCATGCCTATGCCCGGGGAGAAACCGATGAATTTATTAAACCAATCATTCTGGTAACGGACACCGGGCGGCCCCGCACATGCATTCGGGACAATGACGGCGTGATCGTATTTAATTTCAGGGCGGATCGGGTTCGCCAGATCACCCGGGCGATGACGGATCCGGATTTCAGCGAGATCTGGCGAACCCGCATGCCGAACCTGTGCGGATGGGTCTGCATGACGCTCTATGATGAGAGCTTTCCCTTGCCGGTGGCCTTTCCGCCGGGTCATATGAAAAATATTCTCGGAGAAGTGATCAGCCGCCATGGGCTGCACCAACTTCGCATCGCCGAAACGGAAAAATACGCCCATGTGACCTATTTTTTCAATGGCGGAGAGGAAACCCCGTTCCCCAATGAAGACCGGCGCCTCATTGCCTCTCCGCGCGATGTACCGACCTATGACCATAAACCCGAGATGAGCGCGTTTTTGATCAAAGCCGAACTGTTATCCGCATTAAATGAAGGCTACGACTTTATTGTGCTCAACTTTGCCAATATGGATATGGTCGGGCATACCGGTGTCATGGCGGCAGCCATCAAGGCCTGCGAGGCGGTCGATACCTGCGTGGGAGAAATTGTCGCCAAAATCAAAGCCATGGGCGGCGCGGTGATGGTAACAGCGGATCATGGTAATGCGGAAAAAATGCTGGAGGACGATGGTTCGGTTCACACCGCTCACACCTTAAATCCGGTTCCCTTTGTCCTGGTGGATGATACGCGGAAAACCAAGCGGTTGCGCGAAGGGGTGCTGGGCGACATCGCTCCGACCGTTCTGGAAATTTTAGGCATATCGCAACCTTCTGAAATGACGGGCACATCCCTCTTAATAGAAGACGTATAA
- the acsA gene encoding acetate--CoA ligase, whose amino-acid sequence MLWEPIEKHPESFRKIPHLLNYADTFAAFSWNAIRSELQGLPENRGLNIAHEAVDRHAEGHLRDHVALQWLGSEDTIRAFTYAELRSQSNRFANILQELGIGKGDTVCALVGRIPELYIAALGTFKNTSIFCPLFSAFGPEPIYQRLSRGDAKILLTTEHYYRQKVSPLMNNLPKLKQVLLIDVKDHPGNGLLSLPRLMAQSSDAFIIPPTDPEDIAVLHFTSGTTGMPKGALHAHNAVLTHYMTGKYVMDFHPEDIFWCTADPGWVTGTSYGIISPLLHGITNVVDEGDFDALRWCHILESQKISVWYTAPTAIRRFMRLGLDPARKYDLRHLRVIHSVGEPLNPEAVVWGLKAMGLPIHDNWWQTETGGIMIANFPAMEIRPGSMGRPLPGIEAAIVQRVNPDAVQVIETPGVQGDLALRPGWPSMFRGYLHDEARYRKCFVGGWYLTGDLARRDEDGYFWFVGRADDIIKTSGHMVGPFEVESTLMEHPAVAEAGVIGKPDPLIGEIVKAFVALKPGIPPSDALRLELIGFARKKLGSAVAPKEIDFKPDLPKNKAGKIMRRLLKARELGLPEGDLSTLEDSG is encoded by the coding sequence TTGCTTTGGGAACCTATTGAGAAGCATCCGGAATCCTTTCGAAAGATTCCCCACCTGCTGAATTATGCCGACACCTTTGCCGCCTTTTCCTGGAATGCCATTCGCAGTGAGTTGCAAGGGCTTCCCGAAAACAGAGGGCTGAACATTGCGCACGAAGCGGTTGACCGTCATGCGGAGGGACATCTTCGCGACCACGTGGCCCTGCAATGGCTTGGCAGTGAAGACACAATCCGCGCCTTCACCTACGCCGAGCTCAGATCGCAAAGCAATCGCTTCGCCAATATTCTCCAGGAACTCGGCATTGGGAAGGGAGATACGGTTTGCGCACTGGTCGGCCGAATTCCCGAACTCTACATCGCAGCTCTGGGGACTTTCAAAAACACCAGCATCTTTTGTCCCCTGTTTTCGGCTTTCGGTCCGGAACCCATCTACCAGCGCCTCAGCCGCGGGGATGCCAAAATTCTGCTGACCACCGAACATTACTACCGCCAAAAGGTAAGTCCGTTGATGAACAACCTGCCCAAGCTCAAGCAGGTGCTCTTGATTGACGTCAAAGATCATCCGGGAAACGGCCTTCTGTCGCTGCCCAGGCTCATGGCCCAATCTTCCGACGCTTTTATCATTCCACCGACCGACCCGGAGGATATCGCGGTCCTGCACTTTACCAGCGGCACCACCGGCATGCCCAAAGGCGCGCTCCATGCGCACAACGCCGTACTGACCCACTATATGACCGGCAAATATGTGATGGATTTTCACCCGGAGGATATCTTCTGGTGCACGGCCGACCCCGGATGGGTCACGGGAACCTCTTACGGCATCATTTCGCCGCTCCTGCATGGAATCACCAACGTGGTTGATGAAGGGGATTTCGACGCCCTGCGCTGGTGTCATATCTTGGAATCCCAGAAGATCAGCGTCTGGTACACGGCGCCAACAGCCATTCGCAGATTCATGCGACTAGGACTCGATCCGGCCCGAAAGTACGACCTTCGTCACCTGCGTGTCATTCACAGCGTTGGTGAACCCCTTAACCCCGAGGCCGTGGTGTGGGGCTTAAAGGCCATGGGATTGCCGATCCATGACAATTGGTGGCAGACGGAAACCGGCGGCATCATGATCGCCAATTTTCCCGCCATGGAAATTCGGCCCGGTTCCATGGGGCGTCCGCTTCCCGGCATCGAGGCGGCCATCGTCCAGCGTGTGAATCCCGATGCCGTCCAGGTGATCGAGACGCCCGGCGTTCAAGGCGATCTGGCGCTCAGGCCGGGATGGCCATCCATGTTTCGGGGCTACCTGCACGACGAGGCGCGCTACCGCAAGTGCTTCGTCGGCGGATGGTATTTGACGGGGGATCTGGCCAGGCGTGATGAAGACGGATATTTCTGGTTTGTGGGCCGGGCCGATGACATCATCAAAACCTCCGGGCACATGGTGGGGCCCTTTGAAGTGGAAAGCACCCTCATGGAACACCCCGCCGTTGCCGAGGCAGGGGTCATCGGAAAACCGGACCCGCTCATCGGGGAGATCGTAAAGGCGTTTGTCGCCTTGAAGCCAGGCATCCCCCCCAGCGATGCGCTACGTCTGGAACTTATCGGTTTTGCCCGTAAAAAGCTCGGTTCGGCCGTTGCGCCCAAGGAAATTGATTTTAAGCCGGACCTTCCCAAAAACAAGGCGGGAAAAATTATGCGGCGACTGCTCAAAGCCCGTGAGTTGGGTTTGCCCGAAGGCGATCTTTCCACATTGGAGGATTCAGGATGA